Proteins encoded in a region of the Magallana gigas chromosome 8, xbMagGiga1.1, whole genome shotgun sequence genome:
- the LOC105339699 gene encoding uncharacterized protein: MALFRCRYKLKCKVVIISTIVVIALTVSYIHSTLKETVSRSGSSGRGSYSRLFMSNDGQKEIYSDVCKIPRLPLYSSAIEHAIQPMKKPLVCNGTNLFYFENNVLTINKSVLYPEHNTLDLYEFKTKKGKIDDKPTLTACEIRGIERVTDSFYTYTEGIIKENGPFNMLIKHDFVHVKCILNSTYNLIHAEDNEVEDYPSNDSLYNNDDPMEYEGSIFNEYLVDFDQFLVQVYPRDDVLERAASQKPTSDQMNVMMIMLDSMSHMSFRRKLPKTYGYLKKNLASTILNGYNIVGDATLAALIPILTGKTELELPEVRRSQEESEYVDIYPMIWNDFKENGYVTLFAEDEPSISAFNLRFNGFKESPSDHYMRPFWLALWDSELRERSNKYCTGATPHHRFLLEYLKDFYVKYPNVPKFSLTFLAELTHWNNNPGEYLDVDFVNTLEKFSKLGFLDNTLLIVMGDHGARYGRVRRTVQGKIEERLPFVSLHFPHKFKLKHPELIKQLSKNADRLTTPFDIYESLKDILDLSRLHKPVISSRGISLLREIPANRNCASAHIDLQWCSCLVESEEDTNSKNIQTMAYELLQHINQLTQPLRNICQELSILKIVSANLISPNEKVLKFLKTLDSDQRVSNFSAEVRVDVAHYQITMETVPNYAQYEGMITKNLKDSTYEVFHDISRLDRYGNQSSCVSKLYPDLRKFCYCK; encoded by the exons atggcACTCTTTAGGTGTCGATACAAGCTAAAATGTAAAGTAGTGATTATAAGTACTATAGTTGTCATCGCATTGACTGTCAGTTATATCCATTCCACCCTGAAAGAGACAGTTAGCAGAAGTGGTTCCTCAGGGAGAGGTTCATATTCCAGGTTGTTCATGTCTAACGATGGTCAGAAAGAAATCTACAGTGATGTGTGTAAAATACCTCGGCTTCCTCTTTACAGCAGTGCTATTGAACATGCCATTCAACCCATGAAGAAACCCCTGGTATGCAATGGAACCAACCTGTTTTATTTTGAGAACAACGTTCTTACCATTAATAAAAGTGTTCTCTACCCAGAACACAACACTCTTGACCTGTacgaatttaaaacaaaaaagggaaaaattGATGATAAACCAACATTGACAGCATGTGAAATAAGAGGGATAGAGAGAGTAACTGATTCTTTTTACACCTATACCGAGGGAATTATTAAAGAAAACGGGCCATTCAATATGCTTATAAAGCATGATTTTGTTCATGTGAAATGTATTCTAAATTCAACTTACAATCTCATTCATGCAGAGGATAATGAAGTTGAAGATTACCCCAGTAACGACAGTTTGTATAATAATGATGACCCCATGGAATATGAAGGCAGCATTTTCAATGAGTATCTCGTGGACTTTGATCAATTTTTGGTGCAGGTTTATCCTCGCGATGATGTTTTGGAGAGAGCAGCATCTCAGAAGCCAACTTCTGACCAAATGAATgtgatgatgataatgctagATTCCATGTCACACATGTCCTTCCGGAGAAAACTACCCAAAACTTATGGCTACCTTAAGAAGAATTTGGCTTCAACCATTCTAAATGGTTATAATATTGTTGGCGATGCTACATTAGCAGCCTTAATACCAATTTTAACAG GCAAAACAGAACTGGAGTTACCTGAAGTCAGAAGAAGTCAAGAGGAGTCTGAATATGTTGATATTTATCCAATGATCTGGAATGATTTCAAGGAGAATGGTTACGTCACCTTGTTTGCAGAAGATGAACCCTCCATAAGCGCTTTTAATCTACGCTTTAATGGTTTCAAGGAGTCGCCTTCAGATCACTACATGAGACCATTCTGGTTGGCTCTGTGGGATTCGGAGCTTAGAGAAAGGAGCAATAAATACTGTACTGGTGCTACGCCACATCACAGATTTTTGTTAGAATATTTGAAAGACTTTTATGTAAAGTACCCGAATGTTCCAAAGTTCTCTTTAACCTTCCTTGCTGAACTGACTCACTGGAACAATAATCCCGGAGAATATTTGGATGTGGATTTCGTAAATACTTTAGAAAAGTTCAGCAAATTAGGTTTTCTTGACAATACTCTTCTGATTGTTATGGGAGATCATGGTGCTAGGTATGGAAGAGTACGAAGGACGGTGCAAGGGAAAATAGAGGAGAGACTGCCATTTGTTAGCCTTCATTTTCCCCATAAGTTCAAACTAAAACATCCCGAGTTGATAaaacaactttcaaaaaatgctgataGATTGACCACTCCTTTTGATATTTATGAATCTCTTAAAGACATTCTTGATTTATCACGCTTACATAAACCGGTGATTTCATCCAGAGGAATAAGTCTCCTTAGAGAAATTCCAGCCAATCGGAATTGTGCGTCTGCTCATATTGACTTGCAGTGGTGTTCCTGTTTGGTGGAAAGTGAAGAAGATACAAATAGCAAGAATATTCAGACTATGGCTTATGAACTTCTGCAACATATCAATCAGTTGACCCAACCACTGAGAAATATTTGCCAAGAGCTTTCAATTCTCAAAATAGTTTCCGCCAATTTAATAAGTCCAAATGAAAAG GTTTTGAAGTTTTTGAAAACATTGGACAGTGATCAAAGAGTTTCAAACTTCAGTGCTGAGGTAAGAGTGGATGTCGCCCATTACCAGATCACCATGGAAACTGTTCCTAACTATGCACAATATGAAGGGATGATAACAAAGAATCTCAAAGACTCCACTTATGAAGTGTTCCATGACATTAGCAGATTAGATCGCTATGGAAACCAGTCGTCATGTGTCTCAAAACTTTATCCTGATCTCAGAAAATTTTGTTACTGCAAATGA